The proteins below are encoded in one region of Arthrobacter sp. CJ23:
- the hisN gene encoding histidinol-phosphatase, with translation MTQAASSYNDDLRLAHVLADSVDAQTMDRFKALDLQVETKPDLTPVTDADKAAEEAIRGQLSRSRPRDAVLGEEFGSSGHGSRRWIIDPIDGTKNFVRGVPVWATLIALVDEGEPVVGLVSAPALGKRWWAAKGSGAYMGRSLAAATRLKVSNVSRLADASLSYSSLSGWKERGNLDEFLGLTEDVWRTRAYGDFWSYCMVAEGSVDIACEPELNLYDMAALVPIVTEAGGRFTSLEGEDGPFGGNALATNSILHSEVLKRLNPGLDDLL, from the coding sequence ATGACCCAAGCCGCTTCAAGCTACAACGATGACCTGCGCCTGGCCCACGTCCTGGCCGATTCAGTGGACGCCCAGACCATGGACCGGTTCAAGGCCCTGGACCTGCAGGTGGAAACCAAGCCCGACCTGACCCCCGTGACGGACGCCGACAAGGCGGCCGAGGAAGCCATCCGCGGCCAACTGTCGCGCTCGCGTCCGCGCGATGCCGTCCTGGGCGAGGAATTCGGCAGCAGCGGCCACGGCTCCCGGCGCTGGATCATCGACCCCATCGACGGCACCAAGAACTTCGTGCGCGGCGTGCCCGTCTGGGCAACCCTGATTGCGCTCGTGGATGAGGGCGAGCCCGTGGTGGGCCTGGTCAGTGCCCCGGCACTGGGCAAGCGCTGGTGGGCCGCCAAGGGCTCCGGAGCCTACATGGGCCGCTCGCTGGCCGCCGCCACCCGGCTAAAGGTCTCCAACGTTTCCCGGCTGGCCGATGCCTCCTTGTCTTACTCGAGCCTGAGCGGCTGGAAGGAACGCGGCAACCTGGACGAATTCCTGGGCCTGACCGAGGACGTCTGGCGCACGCGCGCATACGGCGATTTCTGGTCGTACTGCATGGTGGCCGAAGGCTCCGTGGACATCGCCTGCGAACCCGAGCTGAACCTCTACGACATGGCCGCCCTCGTGCCGATCGTCACGGAAGCAGGCGGCCGCTTCACCTCGCTGGAAGGCGAAGACGGTCCGTTCGGAGGCAACGCCCTTGCCACGAACTCCATCCTGCATTCGGAGGTCCTCAAGCGGCTGAACCCCGGCCTGGACGACCTTCTCTAG
- a CDS encoding helix-turn-helix domain-containing protein, protein MTKPTKQKYSFESKLALVERFIAGETAPDLAVEAGLSSPRLLEAWIRAYRLEGEDGLRPKPKGRPRKPDSPPPAELPELERLRRENERLRSEVAYLGKLRALRAQKQR, encoded by the coding sequence GTGACCAAGCCGACGAAGCAGAAGTACTCTTTCGAATCTAAGCTCGCGTTGGTCGAACGGTTCATCGCTGGCGAGACTGCCCCGGATCTGGCGGTGGAGGCCGGTTTGTCCTCGCCTCGCCTACTGGAAGCCTGGATCAGGGCGTATCGGCTGGAGGGCGAGGACGGGTTGCGGCCCAAGCCCAAAGGCAGGCCCCGGAAGCCAGATTCCCCGCCGCCTGCGGAGCTGCCCGAGTTGGAGAGGTTGCGGCGGGAGAACGAGCGGTTGCGCTCCGAGGTGGCGTACCTGGGAAAATTGCGGGCCTTGAGGGCGCAAAAACAACGGTGA
- the aroA gene encoding 3-phosphoshikimate 1-carboxyvinyltransferase, translating into MTGTTAANPDAAGITPDSTLPLWPAPYAHGPVDATVTVPGSKSLTNRYLVLAALADGPSRLRAPLHSRDSVLMVEALRRLGATITEVPGDGDYGPDLEITPIDPAAPGSDTAIDCGLAGTVMRFVPPLAALRKGSTVFDGDPHARKRPMGTIIEALGALGLSVGAADGGPASSLPFTVKGTGEVRGGHLVIDASASSQFVSALLLVGARFTEGLHLEHVGKPVPSLDHINMTVAVLRGVGVLVDDSVPNHWRVAPGPIRAFDQRIEQDLSNAGPFLAAALATRGTVRIPNWPTETTQVGDLWRGILATMGATVTLVGGTLTVTGGPEIKGADFDETSELAPTVAALCALASGPSRLTGIAHLRGHETDRLAALVAEIKRLGGDAEETSDGLIIRPATLHAGVVHSYADHRMATAGAILGLAVEGVQVEDIATTSKTMPEFPQIWAAMLVQGQASEEAGN; encoded by the coding sequence ATGACAGGTACCACCGCAGCAAACCCCGATGCCGCAGGCATCACCCCCGATTCAACCCTCCCCCTGTGGCCGGCTCCGTATGCGCACGGGCCCGTGGATGCCACCGTCACGGTCCCGGGGTCCAAATCGCTGACCAACCGCTACCTGGTGCTGGCAGCGCTCGCCGACGGCCCGTCCAGGCTCCGCGCGCCCCTGCATTCCCGCGATTCCGTCCTGATGGTCGAGGCGCTGCGCCGCCTCGGTGCCACCATCACCGAGGTCCCCGGCGACGGCGACTACGGACCGGACCTTGAAATCACCCCCATCGACCCGGCGGCCCCTGGGTCCGACACCGCCATCGACTGCGGCCTTGCCGGCACGGTCATGCGCTTCGTCCCGCCACTGGCCGCCCTGCGCAAGGGCAGCACGGTGTTCGACGGCGATCCGCACGCCCGCAAGCGCCCCATGGGCACCATCATCGAGGCACTGGGCGCGCTCGGACTGTCCGTCGGCGCCGCTGATGGCGGCCCGGCGTCATCCCTTCCCTTCACGGTGAAGGGCACGGGCGAAGTCCGCGGCGGGCATCTGGTCATCGACGCCAGCGCCTCCTCGCAGTTTGTCTCCGCGCTCCTGCTGGTCGGCGCCCGCTTCACGGAGGGCCTGCACCTGGAGCATGTGGGCAAGCCCGTGCCCAGCCTGGACCACATCAACATGACGGTGGCGGTCCTGCGCGGCGTGGGCGTGCTGGTGGACGATTCGGTTCCCAACCACTGGCGCGTGGCTCCGGGCCCCATCCGGGCCTTCGACCAGCGCATCGAACAGGATCTCTCCAACGCGGGGCCCTTCCTGGCTGCCGCACTCGCCACCCGGGGCACGGTCCGGATCCCCAACTGGCCCACGGAAACCACCCAGGTGGGGGATCTCTGGCGTGGGATCCTGGCCACCATGGGAGCCACCGTGACCCTGGTGGGCGGCACGCTCACCGTCACCGGCGGCCCCGAAATCAAGGGCGCGGACTTCGACGAAACCAGCGAACTCGCTCCCACCGTCGCCGCGCTCTGCGCCCTGGCCAGCGGACCGTCCCGCCTGACCGGCATTGCGCACCTGCGCGGCCATGAAACTGACCGGCTCGCAGCGCTCGTCGCCGAGATCAAGCGGCTCGGCGGCGACGCAGAGGAGACCAGCGACGGACTCATCATCCGCCCCGCAACCCTGCATGCCGGCGTCGTGCACAGCTACGCCGACCACCGCATGGCGACGGCCGGCGCCATCCTCGGCCTCGCCGTCGAGGGCGTGCAGGTGGAGGACATCGCCACGACGTCCAAGACCATGCCGGAATTCCCGCAGATCTGGGCCGCCATGCTTGTCCAGGGCCAGGCCAGCGAAGAGGCCGGCAACTGA
- the rsrA gene encoding mycothiol system anti-sigma-R factor, translating into MSDCQGLGDCDDTRMQRIYEYLDGALTREDLKEIKHHLDGCPECAEQYDLECVIRTLVKRSCTEAAPENLKNSILERIHSIKPVDV; encoded by the coding sequence ATGAGCGACTGCCAAGGATTGGGCGATTGCGACGACACCCGGATGCAGCGCATCTACGAATACCTTGACGGTGCGCTGACGCGTGAGGACCTCAAGGAAATCAAGCACCACCTGGACGGCTGCCCCGAGTGCGCCGAGCAGTACGACCTGGAGTGCGTCATCCGCACCTTGGTCAAGCGCTCGTGCACGGAAGCGGCGCCGGAAAACCTGAAGAACTCGATCCTTGAGCGGATCCACTCGATCAAGCCGGTGGACGTCTAG
- a CDS encoding ribosome small subunit-dependent GTPase A gives MGRDARSWDESDVRIRPNKKGTRPRTKDRPSYDDAVIGRIITVDRGRYTAVVGEDSDNERIIIAARARELRRNPVVPGDFVALVGDVSGEPDTLARLVRVEERKTLLRRSADDTDPIERVVVANADQLVVVVAAANPEPRTGFIDRALVAAYDAGIEPLLLVTKADVKDPAELLANYLSLDFPVIISRTADAEASGIDARSDDGLSARLDSDAVSQLRAYLDGKVTVMLGHSGVGKSTMVNALTGAERATGGVNAVTGRGRHTSSSALALKLNNAPGGSWIIDTPGIRSFGLAHVDADRILHAFPDLEPGTESCDRGCKHDATAVNCGLDPWVTGGHAGPSGVARLGSLRRLLGADPRQEAKETKELGTVN, from the coding sequence ATGGGACGCGATGCACGCTCCTGGGATGAATCCGACGTCCGGATCCGGCCCAACAAGAAGGGCACCCGGCCCCGCACCAAGGACAGGCCCAGCTACGACGACGCGGTGATCGGCCGCATCATCACTGTGGACCGCGGCCGCTACACCGCCGTGGTGGGCGAAGACTCCGACAATGAGCGCATCATCATCGCGGCCCGCGCGCGTGAGCTGCGGCGCAACCCCGTGGTCCCCGGCGATTTCGTGGCCCTGGTGGGCGATGTGTCCGGCGAACCCGATACCCTGGCCCGGCTGGTCAGGGTCGAAGAACGCAAAACGCTGCTGCGCCGCAGCGCCGATGACACCGACCCCATCGAGCGCGTGGTTGTCGCCAACGCGGACCAGCTGGTGGTGGTGGTGGCGGCCGCCAACCCCGAGCCCCGCACCGGCTTCATCGACCGTGCCCTCGTGGCAGCCTACGACGCCGGCATCGAGCCGCTGCTGCTCGTCACCAAGGCCGACGTCAAGGACCCGGCCGAGCTCCTGGCGAACTACCTGAGCCTGGACTTCCCGGTCATCATCAGCCGCACCGCCGACGCCGAGGCCTCCGGCATCGACGCCCGCTCCGACGACGGCCTGTCCGCACGCCTGGACAGCGACGCCGTGTCCCAGCTCCGCGCCTACCTGGACGGCAAGGTCACAGTCATGCTGGGCCATTCCGGCGTCGGGAAGTCCACCATGGTCAACGCCCTGACAGGCGCGGAACGCGCCACGGGCGGCGTCAACGCCGTCACCGGCCGCGGCCGCCACACTTCCTCATCCGCGCTGGCACTGAAGCTCAACAACGCCCCCGGCGGCAGCTGGATCATCGATACCCCCGGCATCCGCTCGTTCGGACTGGCCCACGTGGATGCCGACCGGATCCTGCACGCCTTCCCGGACCTCGAACCCGGCACGGAAAGCTGCGACCGCGGCTGCAAGCACGACGCCACCGCGGTGAACTGCGGGCTGGACCCGTGGGTGACGGGTGGCCACGCAGGACCCTCCGGCGTCGCCCGCCTGGGCTCCCTGCGCAGGCTCCTGGGAGCAGACCCGCGCCAGGAAGCGAAGGAAACCAAGGAACTCGGCACGGTCAACTAG
- a CDS encoding sigma-70 family RNA polymerase sigma factor produces MTLLKDREELLDPLLALRPASRKVTVDLTTMSTMDPAAAAIYPAAGAEDAALAADTVDDVSHSGDAGVDLEAETPEQRRLRFERDAMQYVDQLYSAAMRMARNPSDAEDLVQEAYTKAFSAFHQYKPGTNLKAWLYRILTNTYINLYRKRQREPLQSNSDTIEDWQLARAESHTSSGLRSAEAEALDHLPDSDVKKALQAIPEEFRLAVYFADVEGYAYKEISEIMNTPIGTVMSRLHRGRRMLRDMLADYAAERGFKARTEDQAPAGSNTQEKQK; encoded by the coding sequence TTGACGTTGCTTAAGGACCGCGAAGAGCTGCTGGATCCCTTGCTTGCACTGCGGCCGGCATCGCGGAAGGTGACAGTAGACTTGACAACAATGAGCACCATGGATCCGGCCGCAGCGGCCATATACCCGGCAGCCGGGGCGGAAGACGCCGCGTTGGCAGCTGACACCGTCGACGACGTGAGCCACAGTGGCGACGCCGGCGTCGATCTGGAAGCGGAGACTCCGGAACAGCGGAGGCTGCGCTTCGAGCGCGACGCCATGCAGTACGTCGACCAGCTGTATTCGGCAGCGATGCGGATGGCCCGGAACCCTTCCGATGCCGAGGACCTCGTCCAGGAGGCCTACACGAAGGCGTTCTCGGCGTTTCACCAGTACAAGCCCGGAACGAACCTCAAGGCCTGGCTGTACCGCATCCTGACGAACACGTACATCAACCTCTACCGGAAACGGCAGCGCGAACCGCTGCAGTCGAATTCGGACACGATCGAGGACTGGCAGCTCGCCAGGGCGGAATCGCACACGTCGTCGGGGCTCCGTTCCGCCGAAGCGGAAGCCCTCGATCACCTGCCGGACTCCGACGTCAAGAAGGCCCTGCAGGCGATCCCGGAGGAATTCCGCCTCGCGGTGTACTTCGCCGACGTCGAGGGCTATGCATACAAGGAAATATCGGAAATCATGAACACCCCGATCGGGACCGTGATGTCCAGGCTGCACCGCGGCCGGAGGATGCTGCGGGACATGCTGGCGGATTACGCCGCAGAGCGGGGATTCAAGGCCCGCACGGAAGACCAGGCTCCGGCCGGGAGCAACACACAGGAGAAACAGAAATGA
- a CDS encoding IS3 family transposase — MPVLLDVSGLARSTFFYHQARLQAPDPKEALKAAVTEIFEKNHGRYGHRRIHTELVKQGWTVAKKTVLKLMRLLQLLCKVRRKKRYNSYRGEQGAIAPNLLNREFDADAPNQKWVTDVTEFRVGDRKLYLSPVMDLFDRQIISYTIGSSPNLELTNTSLREALATLESGQQPLVHSDQGFQYQHASWRNLLQGAGAAQSMSRKGNCYDNAVMENYFGHLKEELFHYVRFLNTEALATALHEYIRWYNTERISTKLKGLSPVQYRAQTLAA, encoded by the coding sequence CTGCCCGTTCTGCTGGATGTCTCAGGGCTTGCCCGGTCGACGTTCTTCTATCACCAGGCCCGTCTCCAGGCACCCGATCCGAAGGAAGCACTCAAGGCTGCAGTCACGGAGATCTTCGAGAAGAACCACGGCCGGTACGGGCACCGCCGCATCCACACCGAGCTGGTCAAGCAAGGCTGGACGGTCGCGAAGAAGACCGTGCTGAAGCTGATGCGCTTACTGCAACTGCTCTGCAAGGTCCGGCGGAAGAAGCGCTACAACTCCTACCGAGGCGAACAGGGCGCCATTGCCCCGAACCTGCTGAACCGGGAGTTCGACGCTGATGCCCCGAACCAGAAGTGGGTTACCGACGTGACGGAGTTCCGCGTCGGGGACCGGAAGCTCTATCTCTCACCGGTCATGGACCTCTTCGACCGGCAGATCATCTCCTACACCATCGGTTCGTCCCCGAACCTGGAGCTGACCAACACCTCACTGCGCGAGGCCCTGGCGACGCTCGAGTCCGGCCAGCAGCCGCTCGTGCATTCGGACCAGGGCTTCCAGTACCAGCACGCCTCCTGGCGGAACCTCCTGCAAGGTGCCGGCGCGGCCCAATCGATGTCCCGCAAGGGCAACTGCTACGACAACGCCGTCATGGAGAACTACTTCGGACACCTCAAGGAAGAACTCTTCCACTACGTCCGGTTCCTCAACACCGAAGCACTGGCAACGGCTTTGCACGAGTACATCCGCTGGTACAACACCGAACGGATCTCCACAAAGCTCAAGGGCCTGAGCCCGGTGCAATACCGTGCCCAGACCCTTGCAGCCTAG
- a CDS encoding DoxX family protein yields MSLIRFLARPMLASSFVIAGLDKLKNADDTAAQLSPILRRASESLPFPADEKMLARMIGGAQLGAGALLGLGKFARFSAAVLTLTSALNTFVEWRSADISTKEGRQARRAQLLKNISLTGGVLLAAADTAGRPSLAWRAEHLAIDARKATGKQLKRADKAVRKAVDNAVGA; encoded by the coding sequence ATGTCCCTTATCCGTTTTCTCGCCCGGCCCATGCTGGCGTCCAGCTTTGTCATCGCAGGCCTGGACAAGCTCAAGAACGCGGATGACACGGCGGCCCAACTGTCCCCCATCCTGCGCCGGGCTTCGGAATCCCTGCCGTTCCCGGCGGATGAAAAGATGCTCGCCCGGATGATCGGCGGCGCTCAGCTTGGTGCCGGCGCGCTGCTGGGCCTGGGCAAGTTCGCGCGCTTCTCAGCCGCGGTGCTGACCCTGACCTCGGCATTGAACACTTTCGTGGAGTGGCGCTCGGCAGACATCAGCACCAAGGAGGGCCGCCAGGCGCGCCGCGCCCAGCTGCTCAAGAACATTTCACTCACGGGCGGCGTGCTGCTCGCGGCCGCCGACACGGCAGGCCGCCCCAGCCTGGCCTGGCGGGCAGAACATCTGGCCATCGACGCCAGGAAGGCCACAGGCAAGCAGCTCAAGAGGGCAGACAAAGCCGTCCGCAAGGCCGTAGACAACGCAGTTGGAGCATAA
- a CDS encoding 50S ribosomal protein bL37, with product MSKRARKRRDRKRGGANHGKRPNT from the coding sequence ATGAGCAAGCGTGCACGTAAGCGTCGTGACCGTAAGCGCGGCGGCGCAAACCACGGTAAGCGTCCCAACACCTAA